Proteins encoded in a region of the Perca fluviatilis chromosome 6, GENO_Pfluv_1.0, whole genome shotgun sequence genome:
- the ostf1 gene encoding osteoclast-stimulating factor 1, with product MSKPPPKPAKPGQVKVFRALFTFDPRTPDELFFEEGDFLYISDTSDSNWWKGTCRGRTGLIPSNYVAEQAESIDNPLHEAAKRGNLSWLRECVENKVGINGLDKAGNTALYWACHGGHKDVVEVLLSQPNVELNQQNKLGDTALHAAAWKGYSDIVEMLLNKDPRTDIKNNEGKLALEMATNAMCASLLKRKQGSNITRTHSNAEEYLDDEDSD from the exons ATGTCGAAGCCTCCTCCCAAGCCGGCCAAGCCAG GCCAAGTCAAGGTGTTCCGAGCACTGTTTACCTTCGACCCCAGAACG cCAGACGAGCTGTTCTTTGAAGAAGGAGATTTCTTGTACATCTCTGACACA AGTGACAGTAATTGGTGGAAGGGGACATGCCGAGGAAGGACAGGTCTAATTCCAAGTAACTATG tggctGAGCAGGCAGAGTCTATTGACAATCCATTACACGAAGCAGCCAAGCGAG GCAATCTGAGCTGGCTGAGGGAATGTGTGGAAAACAAGGTTGGAATCAACGGGCTGGATAAGGCTGGAAACACTGCCCTCTACTGGGCATGCCATGGAGGACATAAAG ATGTGGTGGAGGTGTTGCTAAGCCAGCCCAACGTGGAGCTCAACCAGCAG AATAAACTTGGGGACACCGCTCTGCACGCTGCTGCCTGGAAGGGTTATTCTGACATTGTGGAAATGTTGCTGAACAAGG ATCCAAGGACGGACATTAAGAACAATGAGGGTAAGCTGGCTCTGGAGATGGCCACCAACGCAATGTGTGCGTCACTTCTCAAAAGGAAGCAGGGAAGCA ACATCACCCGCACACACAGCAACGCTGAAGAGTATTTGGACGATGAGGACTCGGACTAA
- the mapkapk5 gene encoding MAP kinase-activated protein kinase 5 isoform X1, producing MSEDNNADKFIKETSILDEYNINWTQKLGAGISGPVRVCMKKSSQERLALKILIDRPKARNEVRLHMMCANHPNIVQILEVYANSVQFPHESSPRARLLIVMEMMEGGELFHRISQHRHFTEKMASQVTKQISQALEHCHSLNIAHRDLKPENLLFKDNSLDAPVKLCDFGFAKIDQGDLMTPQFTPYYVAPQVLEAQRRHQKEKSGIIPTSPTPYTYNKSCDLWSLGVIIYVMLCGYPPFYSKHHSRTIPKDMRKKIMTGSFDFPEDEWSQISEMAKDIVRKLLKVKPEERLTIEGVLSHPWLNCTEALDNVLPSAQMMMDKAVVAGIQQAHAEQLANMRIQDHNVGLKPLNSVNNPILRKRKLLGPKPSDGFFIHDPENGGEDSNVALEKLRDVIAQCILPQAGENEDDKLNEVMYEAWRFNRDCKLLRDGLQGLSWDGRSFSDKVDRLKLAEIVKQAIEEKTNLQESN from the exons GAGACATCCATTCTAGACGAGTACAACATAAACTGGACACAGAAGTTGGGAGCCGGCATCAGTGGACCTGTCAG AGTTTGTATGAAGAAGTCATCTCAGGAACGCCTGGCCCTAAAGATCCTCATTGATCGCCCCAAGGCCAGGAATGAG GTGCGTCTCCATATGATGTGTGCCAACCATCCAAACATAGTGCAAATCCTGGAAGTTTACGCCAATAGTGTTCAGTTCCCGCATGAGTCCAGCCCGAG AGCGAGACTCCTGATTGTTATGGAGATGATGGAGGGTGGCGAACTGTTCCACAGAATCAGTCAGCACAGGCACTTTACTGAAAAGATGGCCAGCCAGGTCACTAAACAG ATCAGTCAAGCCTTGGAACATTGTCACTCCCTAAATATTGCACATCGCGACCTGAAGCCAGAGAACCTGCTTTTTAAGGATAACTCTCTG GATGCACCTGTGAAGTTGTGTGACTTTGGCTTTGCCAAAATTGATCAAGGAGACTTAATGACCCCTCAGTTCACTCCCTACTATGTAGCACCTCAG GTACTTGAGGCTCAAAGACGACACCAGAAAGAAAAGTCTGGAATTATACCTACCTCACCCACTCCTTATACCTATAACAAG AGCTGTGACTTGTGGTCTCTCGGGGTGATCATCTACGTGATGCTGTGTGGCTATCCTCCGTTCTACTCCAAGCACCACAGTCGCACCATCCCGAAGGACATGAGGAAGAAAATTATGACTGGCAGCTTTGACTTTCCTGAAGATGAGTGGAGCCAGATTTCGGAGATGGCCAAGGACATTGTACGCAA gctgctgaagGTGAAGCCAGAGGAGAGGCTGACTATTGAGGGAGTCTTGTCTCACCCTTGGCTCAACTGCACTGAGGCACTCGACAACGTGCTGCCCTCCGCCCAGATGATGATGGACAAG GCGGTAGTTGCAGGTATCCAGCAGGCCCATGCAGAGCAGCTGGCCAACATGAGAATTCAGGATCATAACGTCGGCCTGAAGCCTCTAAACTCTGTCAACAACCCAATCCTCAGGAAGCGGAAACTGCTAGG CCCCAAGCCCAGTGACGGTTTCTTCATTCATGACCCAGAGAATGGAGGGGAAGACTCCAACGTAGCTCTGGAAAAATTACGAGACGTCATTGCACAGTGTATACTACCACAAGCTG GAGAGAACGAGGATGACAAGCTGAATGAGGTGATGTATGAAGCCTGGAGGTTCAACAGAGACTGTAAACTGCTGAGAGACGGCCTGCAGGGGCTTAGCTGGGACG GAAGATCCTTCTCCGATAAAGTCGACCGCTTGAAGTTGGCTGAAATAGTGAAACAGGCCATCGAAGAGAAGACAAATCTCCAAGAATCGAATTAG
- the mapkapk5 gene encoding MAP kinase-activated protein kinase 5 isoform X2, giving the protein MSEDNNADKFIKETSILDEYNINWTQKLGAGISGPVRVCMKKSSQERLALKILIDRPKARNEVRLHMMCANHPNIVQILEVYANSVQFPHESSPRARLLIVMEMMEGGELFHRISQHRHFTEKMASQVTKQISQALEHCHSLNIAHRDLKPENLLFKDNSLDAPVKLCDFGFAKIDQGDLMTPQFTPYYVAPQVLEAQRRHQKEKSGIIPTSPTPYTYNKSCDLWSLGVIIYVMLCGYPPFYSKHHSRTIPKDMRKKIMTGSFDFPEDEWSQISEMAKDIVRKLLKVKPEERLTIEGVLSHPWLNCTEALDNVLPSAQMMMDKAVVAGIQQAHAEQLANMRIQDHNVGLKPLNSVNNPILRKRKLLGPKPSDGFFIHDPENGGEDSNVALEKLRDVIAQCILPQAGENEDDKLNEVMYEAWRFNRDCKLLRDGLQGLSWDVLRTGCLGRHSGEKSHAAHS; this is encoded by the exons GAGACATCCATTCTAGACGAGTACAACATAAACTGGACACAGAAGTTGGGAGCCGGCATCAGTGGACCTGTCAG AGTTTGTATGAAGAAGTCATCTCAGGAACGCCTGGCCCTAAAGATCCTCATTGATCGCCCCAAGGCCAGGAATGAG GTGCGTCTCCATATGATGTGTGCCAACCATCCAAACATAGTGCAAATCCTGGAAGTTTACGCCAATAGTGTTCAGTTCCCGCATGAGTCCAGCCCGAG AGCGAGACTCCTGATTGTTATGGAGATGATGGAGGGTGGCGAACTGTTCCACAGAATCAGTCAGCACAGGCACTTTACTGAAAAGATGGCCAGCCAGGTCACTAAACAG ATCAGTCAAGCCTTGGAACATTGTCACTCCCTAAATATTGCACATCGCGACCTGAAGCCAGAGAACCTGCTTTTTAAGGATAACTCTCTG GATGCACCTGTGAAGTTGTGTGACTTTGGCTTTGCCAAAATTGATCAAGGAGACTTAATGACCCCTCAGTTCACTCCCTACTATGTAGCACCTCAG GTACTTGAGGCTCAAAGACGACACCAGAAAGAAAAGTCTGGAATTATACCTACCTCACCCACTCCTTATACCTATAACAAG AGCTGTGACTTGTGGTCTCTCGGGGTGATCATCTACGTGATGCTGTGTGGCTATCCTCCGTTCTACTCCAAGCACCACAGTCGCACCATCCCGAAGGACATGAGGAAGAAAATTATGACTGGCAGCTTTGACTTTCCTGAAGATGAGTGGAGCCAGATTTCGGAGATGGCCAAGGACATTGTACGCAA gctgctgaagGTGAAGCCAGAGGAGAGGCTGACTATTGAGGGAGTCTTGTCTCACCCTTGGCTCAACTGCACTGAGGCACTCGACAACGTGCTGCCCTCCGCCCAGATGATGATGGACAAG GCGGTAGTTGCAGGTATCCAGCAGGCCCATGCAGAGCAGCTGGCCAACATGAGAATTCAGGATCATAACGTCGGCCTGAAGCCTCTAAACTCTGTCAACAACCCAATCCTCAGGAAGCGGAAACTGCTAGG CCCCAAGCCCAGTGACGGTTTCTTCATTCATGACCCAGAGAATGGAGGGGAAGACTCCAACGTAGCTCTGGAAAAATTACGAGACGTCATTGCACAGTGTATACTACCACAAGCTG GAGAGAACGAGGATGACAAGCTGAATGAGGTGATGTATGAAGCCTGGAGGTTCAACAGAGACTGTAAACTGCTGAGAGACGGCCTGCAGGGGCTTAGCTGGGACG TATTACGAACTGGGTGTCTTGGGCGACATTCCGGGGAAAAATCACATGCGGCGCACAGTTAG